AGGACTCTGCGTGGCGTCCGGATCAGGCAACCGCGGCGGCTCACCGGAACTCGATTCCGTCGAGATGCTCGATCTGACCGACCTGTTCCCAATTCGGCCATGAGCGATACCCGGCCCAATTTTCTGGTCATCATGACCGACCAGCAGAGGGCCGATTCGGTGTCGCTCGATACTGCCGGCTGGACACCCCACCTCGCCTCCTTCGCTCGCGAAGCCGTCAACCTCTCGCAGACCTACTGCCCGTCGCCGCACTGCTGCCCCTCCCGCGCCACCTTCTTCACCGGTCTCTATCCCTCGCGCCATGGTGTTTGGAACAACGTGCTCAACCAGCACGCCCTCAGCCGCGGTCCACGTCCCGGCGTGAGACAATGGAGCACGTCACTCGCCACCGCCGGCTACGACCTGCACTTTTCGGGCAAGTGGCACGTGGACGCGGACTCCGATCCCGAAGACCACGGCTGGACCGAGCACCACACCTCCGCCGCCCATGGCCAGGACCACCATGGCCCGAAGTGGGACTTCTACGAAAAGCTCGCCCGCGAGCCCGCATCCTCCGGGCCGCGCCCGCCCGGCCTGATTCGCCGCCCCGGCTACGGCGACCAGAGGATCTACGAGACACTGCCCTCGGGCGGCAAAATGGTCCACGACGACGACGCTTTCGCCGGCGCCTTGCGCGCGCTCGAGCAGGTGAAAAATGGAGCGAAGCCCTGGATGCTCTATGCAGGCTTTATCGGGCCGCATGATCCGTATGCCGTCCCACCCGAATGGCTCGCGAAAATCCCGGACTTTGCATGCGAGTTGCCACCCAGTTACGCTGACGACCTTCGCGACAAGCCCGTGATCTATCAGCGCCTGCGCGAGCAACTCTGGGATCAGCTTTCTCCCAATGAAGTCCGCGAAGCGCGCCGCCATTACCTCGCCTACTGCGCCTATACCGACCATCTCCTCGGCCGGCTCCTTGCCAAACTAGACTCCATCGGCCAGAGGGAAAACACCATCGTGATTTTCCTCTCCGATCACGGTGACTACGCCGGGGACCACGGCCTGTTCTGCAAAGGCATCGCCGGCTTTCGCGCGGCCTATCATGTGCCCTGTTACGTGCGCTGGCCGGCCGGAAAACTCGCGACCGGCACGACCCAGGAGGCCCTCGTGTCCCTCGCCGACTTCGGCCCCACCTTCCTCGAACTCGCGGGGCTGCCCGTGCCGGCCTTCGGTTTCACCGGCCGCAGCCTCGTGCCGGTCCTCCGTAGCGTCACGCCGGCTGACTGGCGCGATGCGCTTGTCACACAATGCAACGGTGTCGAACTCGCCTACACCCAGCGCATCGTATTCACCAAGGAGTGGAAATACATCTACAACGGCTTCGACCGCGATGAGCTCTACGACCTCGTCAACGATCCGCACGAGATGACCAACCTCGCCGCGCGCCCCGAGCACCGCGACGTCGTGCGCGCGATGTGTCGCCGCCTGTGGAAGTTTGCCCGGGCAGAAGGCGATGAGCTCCTCAGCAACTACTTCACCATCGGCCTCGCGCCCTTCGGCCCCGCCGAGGCTTTCCGCGACTGACAGGCTTCTTCCCCACCCATGAAAATCTTCCTGCCTTACGCCATGCTCTTCGTTGCCGCCACCACCCTGCTCTCCGGCGGTGAATCCATCGCCGCCACCGATCTCCGCGTGCGCGATCCGTTCATTCTTCCCGACCCAGCGACCAAGACCTACTATCTCTACCGCCAGATCGCTAACGGCCGGCGCGACACGACCGAGGGCGTCCGAGGCGTCGAGGTCTTCCAGAGCAAGGATCTCCGCACGTGGACCGGTCCGCAGACCGTGTTCGCCCAGCCGCCCGGCTTTTGGGCCGACGCCGAGGTCTGGGCCCCCGAGGTCCATAAATATCAGGAGAAATATCATCTCTTCGTAACTTTCACCGCCAACCGCCCCCTCCCGGGAGATAGCGCCGCGGGTGCCCCGCCGATGCGCCCGCGCGGCACCCAGATCCTCGTGGCCGACCAACCCACCGGCCCGTTCCGGCCCTTTGCCAACCAAGCCCACACGCCCGCGGGCTGGATGTCGCTCGACGGCACGCTCTGGATCGAAGACGGTGTGCCCTGGATGATCTTCTGCCACGAATGGCACCAGATCACCGACGGCACGATGGACCTCGTGCAGCTCAAACCTGATCTCAGCGCTCCGGTCGGCGAACCCCGGGTATTGTTTCCCGCGACGGCGGCCCCTTGGGTGAAGAGCATGAAGGAATCCATCGGCGGTCATCATGGCTACGTCACCGACGGCCCGTTTCTCTTCCGCACAAAGATCGGCAAGCTCCTCATGATCTGGTCCAGTTTCGGCACGCAGAGATATGCCATTGGCATCGCCGAGTCCGTCTCGGGCAAGGTGACCGGACCGTGGGTGCAACACCCGGAACCACTCTTCAAGGCCGATGGCGGACACGGCATGATCTTCACGACCTTCGAGGGTCAGCTTACGCTCTGCTTCCATCAGCCCAACACCCGGCCGGATGAGCGCATGCGGTTTTACCCGCTGGAGGACACCGGCGACACGCTCCGCCTGCTGAACCAGCAATGATATCCTACCCTTTCCTCGCGGCGCTTGGCCTCTCGGGCCTGCTTACCATCTCCGTTTCGGCCGCCAGCGTCACCATCCCCGCCCCTGCCCGCGGCCTGGCGCCCTACACCCGCACGCCCGACGACTATCCGTCCAATCCCGACGCCACCTACCGCGACGGCGTGCCGCGAGGCCGCATCGAGGAGCATGACTGGAACGACTCGCGGATCTTTCCGGGCACCACGCGCAAGTTCTGGATCTATGTGCCGGCCCAATACACGCCAAACCGCCCCGCCGCCGTGATGGTGTTTCAGGACGGGCAGGCCGCGCTGAACCCGGAACGCTTTCTGCACGTGCCGGCCGTGTTCGACAACCTCATCGCCCGGGGCGAAATGCCCGTGACCATCGCCATCCTGATCAACCCCGGCCAGCGGCCGCCGAACGACGAGGACAAAATCGGCGCCCCACCCAACATCAATCTGCCGCTCAATCGCCGCTACGAATATGACCGCCTGACCGACGACTACTCTCGCTTCCTGATCGAGGAAATATTGCCCTTCGTCGGGTCGCGCTACCGCCTGACCGATAACGCTGAAGAACGCGCCATCTGCGGCAACAGCTCAGGCGGCATCTGCGCCTTCACCGTCGCCTGGCAGCGCCCCGATGCTTTCCGGAAGGTCGTCTCGCACGTCGGGAGCTTCGTCAACCTGCGCGGCGGCCACATCTATCCCGACATCGTTCGCGGCAGCCCCGCCAAGCCTTTGCGTATTTTCCTCCAAAGCGGCGTGAACGACCTCGAGAACGAATTCGGCCGCTGGTTTCCCGCCAATCTCGCCATGGCCGCCACCCTCGAAGCGAAGGGCTACGATCTGCGGACCGTCTGGG
This DNA window, taken from Oleiharenicola lentus, encodes the following:
- a CDS encoding sulfatase-like hydrolase/transferase, translating into MSDTRPNFLVIMTDQQRADSVSLDTAGWTPHLASFAREAVNLSQTYCPSPHCCPSRATFFTGLYPSRHGVWNNVLNQHALSRGPRPGVRQWSTSLATAGYDLHFSGKWHVDADSDPEDHGWTEHHTSAAHGQDHHGPKWDFYEKLAREPASSGPRPPGLIRRPGYGDQRIYETLPSGGKMVHDDDAFAGALRALEQVKNGAKPWMLYAGFIGPHDPYAVPPEWLAKIPDFACELPPSYADDLRDKPVIYQRLREQLWDQLSPNEVREARRHYLAYCAYTDHLLGRLLAKLDSIGQRENTIVIFLSDHGDYAGDHGLFCKGIAGFRAAYHVPCYVRWPAGKLATGTTQEALVSLADFGPTFLELAGLPVPAFGFTGRSLVPVLRSVTPADWRDALVTQCNGVELAYTQRIVFTKEWKYIYNGFDRDELYDLVNDPHEMTNLAARPEHRDVVRAMCRRLWKFARAEGDELLSNYFTIGLAPFGPAEAFRD
- a CDS encoding glycoside hydrolase family 43 protein produces the protein MKIFLPYAMLFVAATTLLSGGESIAATDLRVRDPFILPDPATKTYYLYRQIANGRRDTTEGVRGVEVFQSKDLRTWTGPQTVFAQPPGFWADAEVWAPEVHKYQEKYHLFVTFTANRPLPGDSAAGAPPMRPRGTQILVADQPTGPFRPFANQAHTPAGWMSLDGTLWIEDGVPWMIFCHEWHQITDGTMDLVQLKPDLSAPVGEPRVLFPATAAPWVKSMKESIGGHHGYVTDGPFLFRTKIGKLLMIWSSFGTQRYAIGIAESVSGKVTGPWVQHPEPLFKADGGHGMIFTTFEGQLTLCFHQPNTRPDERMRFYPLEDTGDTLRLLNQQ
- a CDS encoding alpha/beta hydrolase produces the protein MISYPFLAALGLSGLLTISVSAASVTIPAPARGLAPYTRTPDDYPSNPDATYRDGVPRGRIEEHDWNDSRIFPGTTRKFWIYVPAQYTPNRPAAVMVFQDGQAALNPERFLHVPAVFDNLIARGEMPVTIAILINPGQRPPNDEDKIGAPPNINLPLNRRYEYDRLTDDYSRFLIEEILPFVGSRYRLTDNAEERAICGNSSGGICAFTVAWQRPDAFRKVVSHVGSFVNLRGGHIYPDIVRGSPAKPLRIFLQSGVNDLENEFGRWFPANLAMAATLEAKGYDLRTVWGDGGHNPRHAGSIFSDTLRWLWRDHPDVIAPGR